The following proteins are co-located in the Corynebacterium aquilae DSM 44791 genome:
- the purB gene encoding adenylosuccinate lyase produces MSTPNVLAGRYASAAMVDIWAPENKIIAERKLWIAVMRAQAELGVEIPASAIADYERVVDQVDLASIAAREKVTRHDVKARIEEFNALAGHEHIHKGMTSRDLTENVEQLQIHSALRLVVEKSVAVLDRIARRAAMYQSLVMAGRSHNVAAQATTLGKRFASAADEMLVAVQRAEELLARYPMRGIKGPMGTSQDMMDLLGGEENLAQLEASIAKHLGFDRVFDSVGQVYPRSLDFDAISALVQLGAGPSSLAHTIRLMAGNETVTEGFKEGQVGSSAMPHKMNARSCERVGGMQILLRGYMSMVADLAGQQWNEGDVFCSVVRRVALPDAFYTIDGMFETFLTVLDEFGAFPAMIDRELERYLPFLATTRILMAAVRAGVGRETAHELIKEHAVAVALNMRENGGEQDLIDRLAADERMPLSKAQLDEALADRAAFIGDATGQVDRVLARVEQLKAAHPGAAEYCPGDIL; encoded by the coding sequence ATGAGCACCCCTAACGTTTTGGCTGGCCGTTACGCTTCTGCGGCGATGGTCGATATTTGGGCCCCGGAGAACAAGATCATTGCCGAGCGCAAGCTGTGGATCGCTGTGATGCGGGCGCAGGCTGAGCTGGGGGTGGAGATTCCGGCGTCGGCGATTGCTGATTATGAGCGGGTGGTGGATCAGGTTGATCTTGCTTCGATTGCGGCTCGTGAGAAGGTGACCCGTCATGATGTGAAGGCGCGTATTGAGGAGTTCAATGCGTTGGCTGGGCACGAGCACATCCATAAGGGCATGACGAGCCGTGATTTGACGGAGAATGTCGAGCAGCTGCAGATCCATTCGGCGTTGCGCCTGGTGGTGGAGAAGTCTGTGGCGGTGTTGGATCGGATTGCGCGCCGGGCTGCGATGTATCAGTCGTTGGTGATGGCTGGCCGTTCGCACAATGTGGCTGCCCAGGCGACGACGTTGGGTAAGCGTTTTGCTTCTGCTGCTGATGAGATGTTGGTGGCGGTGCAGCGTGCGGAGGAGCTGTTGGCGCGGTATCCGATGCGCGGTATTAAGGGCCCGATGGGTACTTCTCAGGACATGATGGATTTGCTTGGCGGGGAGGAGAATCTGGCGCAGCTGGAGGCGTCGATTGCGAAGCATTTGGGCTTTGATCGGGTGTTTGATTCGGTGGGCCAGGTGTATCCGCGCTCGTTGGATTTTGATGCGATTTCTGCGTTGGTGCAGTTGGGGGCGGGTCCGTCGTCGTTGGCGCACACGATTCGTTTGATGGCGGGTAATGAGACGGTCACGGAGGGGTTCAAGGAGGGCCAGGTTGGTTCTTCTGCGATGCCGCACAAGATGAATGCCCGTTCCTGTGAGCGTGTGGGCGGGATGCAGATTTTGCTGCGCGGCTATATGTCGATGGTGGCTGATTTGGCTGGCCAGCAGTGGAATGAGGGGGATGTGTTCTGTTCGGTGGTGCGCCGTGTGGCTTTGCCGGATGCGTTCTACACCATCGATGGCATGTTTGAGACGTTTTTGACGGTGCTGGATGAGTTTGGGGCGTTCCCGGCGATGATTGACCGTGAGCTGGAGCGTTATTTGCCGTTCTTGGCGACGACGCGCATTTTGATGGCTGCGGTGCGTGCGGGGGTTGGTCGTGAGACTGCCCACGAGTTGATTAAGGAGCATGCGGTTGCGGTGGCGTTGAATATGCGCGAAAACGGTGGCGAGCAGGATTTGATTGATCGTTTGGCTGCTGATGAGCGGATGCCGTTGTCGAAGGCGCAGTTGGACGAGGCGTTGGCTGATCGGGCGGCGTTTATTGGTGATGCGACTGGTCAGGTGGATCGGGTGTTGGCTCGGGTGGAGCAGTTGAAGGCTGCGCATCCGGGTGCCGCTGAGTACTGCCCGGGTGACATTTTGTAA
- a CDS encoding potassium channel family protein produces the protein MFRPKQKIPPVVVLGLGRFGMALGEELVHSGIEVLGVDADESIVTKAAPLLTHVAVADTTNIDALRQLSVHEAPRVVIGIGSDMGASLLTASAVVVDMKVPNVWAKADNASHAKILSRIGVHHVIRPERDTGRRVAHLISGRVQEYVEFDRDFAMVKLAPPMSLIGKPVSKAPGEVTIVAIRRNKQQFRPVTPDDEIVSGDLIIAAGRVQDLERFGASD, from the coding sequence TTCGCCCCAAGCAGAAGATTCCCCCAGTGGTGGTCCTTGGGCTCGGCCGCTTTGGTATGGCATTGGGGGAGGAGCTCGTCCACTCCGGCATCGAGGTTCTCGGTGTGGATGCTGACGAGTCGATCGTCACTAAGGCCGCCCCCTTGTTGACGCACGTGGCGGTGGCCGACACCACCAATATTGATGCTTTGCGCCAGTTGAGTGTGCACGAGGCCCCGCGTGTGGTCATCGGTATCGGCTCCGACATGGGTGCCTCCCTGTTGACGGCGTCCGCGGTCGTGGTGGATATGAAGGTGCCGAACGTGTGGGCTAAGGCGGATAACGCCAGCCACGCCAAGATTTTGTCGCGTATCGGTGTGCACCACGTGATCCGCCCGGAGCGGGACACGGGTCGTCGTGTCGCCCACCTGATTTCGGGCCGCGTGCAGGAGTATGTGGAATTCGATCGTGATTTCGCGATGGTGAAGCTGGCTCCGCCGATGTCGTTGATTGGTAAGCCGGTCTCCAAGGCTCCTGGCGAGGTGACCATTGTTGCGATTCGCCGCAATAAGCAGCAGTTCCGCCCGGTTACCCCGGATGATGAGATCGTTTCTGGCGATCTGATTATTGCTGCTGGTCGGGTTCAAGACCTTGAGCGTTTCGGGGCGAGCGACTAA
- a CDS encoding alpha/beta hydrolase has protein sequence MRELLSASITGVHAHWVVFGLLALAALVALHAVLHPQLRRATVKAAVGAVVTTVLVWLVLEVVWKPFPDHVPLEIYVAGGVAAFVVAAAIAQRGRRIPVGLAAVVAIVCGLAVANFSYQQYPTLESLDPAPKAVEVSYAQLPDSVPMIDGRPVGALVTLDLPGEKSGFHARPAKAYVPPAYFAPENRGKDFPLLVLMAGNPGRPVQWFGSGGAENTLDEYQLDHGGFAPIVVSVDATGSFLGNPICVDGPKDKVQTYLAVDVPAELERKFRVSDRRKAIGGLSYGGTCALQVVTNHPQVYDTFLDFSGQWEPSIGTHEQTVQAFFGGDEAAFRAVNPVDLLEAAQGKDTYRGIAGRFVAGESDPEAVEALKKINVLALGAGMDTTFVTVPGGHSYQTWREAFHMYLDFVVERAQRP, from the coding sequence ATGCGGGAGTTGTTGAGCGCCTCCATCACCGGTGTGCACGCCCACTGGGTGGTGTTTGGTTTGTTGGCGCTGGCGGCGCTGGTGGCGTTGCATGCTGTGCTGCATCCGCAGTTGCGGCGTGCGACGGTGAAGGCTGCTGTTGGTGCTGTGGTGACCACTGTGCTGGTGTGGTTGGTGCTCGAGGTGGTGTGGAAGCCTTTCCCGGATCATGTTCCGCTGGAGATTTATGTTGCTGGGGGTGTGGCGGCGTTTGTGGTGGCTGCGGCGATTGCGCAGCGTGGCCGCCGCATTCCGGTGGGGTTGGCTGCGGTGGTGGCGATTGTGTGTGGTTTGGCGGTGGCGAATTTTTCCTACCAGCAGTACCCCACGTTGGAGTCTTTGGATCCTGCGCCGAAGGCGGTGGAGGTCTCTTATGCGCAGTTGCCTGATTCGGTGCCGATGATTGATGGCCGCCCGGTGGGGGCGTTGGTGACGTTGGATCTTCCGGGTGAGAAGTCTGGTTTTCATGCGCGTCCGGCTAAGGCGTATGTGCCGCCGGCGTATTTTGCCCCGGAGAATCGGGGGAAGGATTTTCCGTTGTTGGTGTTGATGGCGGGTAATCCGGGCCGTCCGGTGCAGTGGTTTGGTTCTGGTGGGGCGGAGAACACTTTGGATGAGTATCAGTTGGATCATGGTGGGTTTGCGCCGATTGTGGTCAGTGTGGATGCGACGGGGTCTTTTTTGGGTAATCCGATTTGTGTGGATGGCCCGAAGGATAAGGTGCAGACGTATTTGGCGGTGGATGTGCCGGCGGAGTTGGAGCGTAAGTTCCGGGTTAGTGATCGGCGTAAGGCGATTGGGGGTTTGTCTTATGGGGGGACGTGTGCGTTGCAGGTGGTGACGAATCACCCGCAGGTGTATGACACGTTTTTGGATTTTTCGGGCCAGTGGGAGCCGTCGATTGGTACGCATGAGCAGACGGTGCAGGCGTTTTTTGGTGGTGATGAGGCGGCGTTTCGTGCGGTGAATCCGGTGGATTTGTTGGAGGCGGCGCAGGGTAAGGACACCTATCGGGGGATTGCGGGTCGTTTTGTTGCTGGCGAGTCCGATCCGGAGGCGGTTGAGGCGCTGAAAAAGATCAATGTTTTGGCTCTTGGGGCGGGGATGGATACGACCTTTGTGACGGTGCCGGGTGGGCATAGTTATCAGACGTGGCGGGAGGCGTTTCATATGTACTTGGATTTTGTGGTGGAGCGGGCGCAGCGTCCTTAA
- a CDS encoding pyridoxal phosphate-dependent aminotransferase, whose product MDIVGLAHERQRTHGDAIMLCVGQPAAVLPDSVARAAANADHGYTPVAGLPELRERIARWHRETYGVDTRADNVVVTTGSSGGLVALFVACLSAGDHIAITDPGYPAYRNTAKALDVAVDIVPVGPEDHYQPSPELFERFAPQARAAIVTSPANPTGTIIAPEQLGRLCRWAEEKDVWLISDEIYHGLSFGPETATARSFSQSAIVVGSMSKYFTMTGWRVGWLILPDELVEPVKNVQGNLALCPPAVGQYAALAAFDDTASFDELAARYATNLEVALPALEKMGFSVPVAPDGSFYIWADGAQLTNDSQKFCADLLDATGVALAPGVDFSASRTHVRLSLCGRTEDLVAALERMQEWIKNS is encoded by the coding sequence ATGGATATCGTGGGTCTGGCGCATGAGCGCCAGCGCACCCACGGGGACGCCATCATGTTGTGCGTGGGACAGCCCGCGGCCGTGTTGCCGGATTCCGTGGCGCGTGCCGCGGCGAATGCGGATCATGGCTATACCCCGGTGGCTGGTCTGCCTGAGTTGCGGGAGCGGATTGCCCGTTGGCATCGCGAGACCTATGGGGTGGATACGCGGGCGGACAACGTGGTGGTGACTACGGGGTCTTCGGGCGGTTTGGTGGCGCTATTTGTGGCCTGCTTGAGCGCCGGGGATCATATTGCGATTACTGACCCGGGGTATCCGGCCTATCGCAATACCGCCAAGGCGCTGGATGTGGCGGTCGATATTGTGCCGGTCGGTCCGGAAGATCACTACCAGCCGTCGCCGGAGTTGTTTGAGCGCTTTGCCCCGCAGGCGCGGGCGGCGATTGTGACGTCTCCGGCGAATCCGACGGGCACCATTATTGCCCCGGAGCAGTTGGGGCGGTTGTGCCGGTGGGCCGAAGAAAAAGATGTGTGGTTGATTTCTGATGAGATTTACCACGGGTTGAGTTTTGGCCCGGAAACGGCCACCGCCCGGTCGTTTTCGCAGTCCGCGATTGTGGTGGGTTCGATGTCGAAGTACTTCACCATGACCGGTTGGCGGGTGGGCTGGCTGATTTTGCCAGATGAGCTGGTGGAGCCGGTGAAAAATGTGCAGGGCAACCTGGCGTTGTGTCCGCCGGCGGTGGGCCAGTATGCGGCGTTGGCTGCTTTTGATGACACGGCGAGTTTTGATGAGCTGGCTGCCCGTTATGCCACCAATTTGGAGGTGGCGTTGCCCGCTTTGGAAAAGATGGGCTTTTCTGTCCCCGTCGCCCCGGATGGGTCTTTCTACATTTGGGCGGATGGGGCACAATTGACAAATGATTCGCAAAAGTTCTGCGCCGATTTGCTGGATGCCACTGGTGTGGCGTTGGCGCCGGGCGTGGATTTTTCTGCCAGCCGCACCCATGTGCGGTTGAGCCTGTGCGGTCGCACGGAAGATTTAGTTGCTGCGCTTGAGCGTATGCAGGAATGGATAAAGAACTCATGA